The Patagioenas fasciata isolate bPatFas1 chromosome 3, bPatFas1.hap1, whole genome shotgun sequence genome contains a region encoding:
- the GCLC gene encoding glutamate--cysteine ligase catalytic subunit yields MGLLSQGSPLSWEETRRHAEHVRRHGIIQFLHIYRAVRDRHKDVLKWGDEVEYMLVKFDHENKKVRLLLCGEEILQTLQDKGEKVNPNHPTLWRPEYGSYMIEGTPGQPYGGTMSEFNTVQDNMRKRRQEAASVLKENEAVCTVTSFPRLGCPGFTLPEHKPTPVEGGASKSLFFPDEAINKHPRFSTLTRNIRHRRGEKVVINVPIFKDKNTPSPFIETFPNDDGEAAKAAKPDYIYMDAMGFGMGNCCLQVTFQACSISEARYLYDQLATICPIVMALSAASPFYRGYVSDIDCRWGVISASVDDRTREERGLEPLKNNHYRISKSRYDSIDSYLSECGEKYNDIDLTIDKDIYEHLIKEGIDHLLAQHIAHLFIRDPLTLFEEKIHLDDANESDHFENIQSTNWQTMRFKPPPPNSDIGWRVEFRPMEVQLTDFENSAYVVFVVLLTRVILSYKLDFLIPLSKVDENMKMAQKRDAVRQGMFYFRKDICKGGNALVDGCGSAQNGTGTDTEEYTLMSIDTIINGKEGVFPGLIPVLNSYLESMEVDVDTRCTILNYLKLIKKRASGELMTVARWMREFIAQHPDYKQDSVITDEMNYSLIWRCNQIAQGQVECPELLGVGFNKKQSGNKTGSL; encoded by the exons gtGGAATATATGTTAGTAAAATTTGACCATGAGAATAAGAAAGTGCGCTTGTTGCTCTGTGGTGAAGAAATTCTTCAAACGCTGCAAGACAAGGGGGAGAAGGTAAACCCCAA CCACCCAACACTCTGGCGACCAGAGTATGGAAGCTATATGATTGAAGGGACACCTGGGCAGCCGTATGGGGGAACCATGTCTGAATTCAACACTGTGCAAGACAACATGAGGAAAAGACGGCAAGAGGCCGCTTCTGTGCTCAAAGAAAATGAAGCTGTTTGCACTGTGACCTCATTTCCAAG GTTAGGGTGTCCTGGGTTTACGCTGCCAGAACATAAGCCAACGCCGGTAGAAGGAGGAGCTTCAAAATCCCTCTTTTTTCCAGATGAAGCCATCAATAAACATCCTAGATTTAG tACACTGACCAGAAACATTCGGCACCGAAGAGGAGAGAAGGTTGTGATAAATGTACCAA TATTTAAAGATAAGAACACACCATCACCATTTATCGAAACATTTCCTAACGATGATGGAGAAGCAGCAAAGGCAGCTAAGCCAGATTATATATACATGGATGCTATGGGCTTTGGAATGGGAAACTGTTGTCTTCAG GTAACATTCCAGGCTTGCAGCATTTCTGAAGCAAGATATCTCTATGATCAGCTAGCCACAATCTGCCCCATTGTG ATGGCGTTGAGTGCTGCATCTCCATTCTACAGAGGCTACGTGTCCGATATTGACTGTCGCTGGGGAGTAATCTCTGCATCTGTAGATGATCGAACGCGAGAAGAGAGAGGGCTGGAG CCACTGAAGAACAACCATTATAGAATCAGTAAATCCAGATATGATTCCATAGACAGTTATCTATCTGAATGTGGTGAGAAATACAATGACATTGATTTGACAATAGACAAAGATATCTACGAGCACCTAATAAAGGAAG GCATTGATCACCTTTTGGCACAGCATATTGCACACTTGTTCATTCGAGACCCATTGACTTTGTTTGAGGAGAAAATACATCTAGATGATGCAAATGAATCCGACCATTTTGAG AATATTCAATCTACAAACTGGCAGACAATGAGGTTTAAGCCACCTCCTCCAAATTCAGATATTGGATGGAGAGTGGAATTCAGACCTATGGAG GTCCAGTTAACAGACTTTGAAAACTCTGCATACGTTGTGTTCGTGGTATTGCTAACCAGAGTGATTCTGTCATATAAACTAGATTTTCTCATTCCTTTGTCCAAG GTGGATGAAAACATGAAGATGGCCCAGAAAAGAGATGCTGTCCGGCAGGGAATGTTTTACTTCAGAAAAGATATTTGCAAAG GTGGAAACGCTCTTGTGGATGGATGTGGCTCTGCACAGAacgggacgggcactgacacggAAGAGTACACCCTGATGAGCATTGATACAATTATCAATGGGAAG GAAGGAGTCTTTCCTGGTTTGATCCCAGTTTTAAATTCCTATCTTGAAAGCATGGAGGTGGATGTGGACACAAGGTGCACCATCTTAAACTACCTGAAGCTAATAAAAAAGAGAGCATCTG GAGAACTAATGACAGTTGCTCGATGGATGAGGGAATTTATCGCCCAGCATCCAGACTACAAGCAAGATAGCGTGATAACTGATGAAATGAATTACAGCCTTATTTGGAGATGCAACCAAATCGCACAAGGCCAGGTGGAGTGTCCTGAACTGTTGGGGGTAGGATTTAATAAGAAACAAAGTGGAAATAAAACTGGCTCTTTGTAA